A genomic segment from Amyelois transitella isolate CPQ chromosome 15, ilAmyTran1.1, whole genome shotgun sequence encodes:
- the LOC106136289 gene encoding symplekin, which yields MSSKYQNTSISAQNQLVQWINDAGMAEGKKKADLFRKITEVLLHHAPQMIPVYMENILSYVNDKSTEVKKQVVTFIEELSKLHPEQLPKIISQLQMLLVDSVIAIQKRAIQAASIVYRNALAWICKSTSNKDVDDLKYVWEHLSQLTRIVLNMIDSDNEGIRTHTIKFLEEVVLLQSSSDSKDNELSLDNLPTHLSFVNRRVLEEESEHIFKLLVKFHNSQHISSVNLMACMTSLCLIAKLRSKYMPRVIQALGDLHTTLPPTLSQSQVNSVRKHLKMLLITLIKHPSSIEVMPQLTQLLLDIGMTTQEINKVLPKERRNKRLGEIKSGDQPVKRFRVDSPQSNSQGSDSNSNSRSDFNLFEDDSSQGTISKPTVTEDSIFDGLNNVHNVVNLVTSTLLNCLPNEIPSHFVSAYKPIPNSGSTVQKRSLAKLILALTKDEPVPSLPPPEPTQSSGPTLSDLAAKIPLLKDDEEKVTLKNAVAKLQESAKADRDIESAVSRLMEETRQEHLKEEERRVVEKEKHIPPPTPTVPKLKQKVKLLKLQELTRPIPKEIKEKLMLQAVTRILNAEKESAIGGAAQIRSKFITIFASSYTPEIRNLVQDYILEDPVNRIDLALSWLYEEYAFMQGFNRHPVTLHPKLHEKHDQNYNQLLCVLITQISERLDPQFENAKDMLLRKIYSEAPFISDEAVDYLKHLVTEEKVALLALEILEELCIMRPPRAHKYVPSLICHVLSENDEIRETALSSVVKIYQRGTDAVKKVIDKHAMLYLGFIALSYPPPEIVTSRHGVRLPWTDELYKLCLNLIMALFPYNEELILEVARVYGCSGPEAKRLVLRSVEGPIRTALASDPASNGSLRPSFRLLLDECPRGAETLLTRLIHIATEKSPPSAELVSKVRELYATRVADVRFLIPVLNGLSKKEILAALPKLIKLNPVVVKEVFNKLLGLPNPLDENPPINPAELLIELHLIDPGMADLKYIIKATALCFAEKNTYTQDVLSAVLQRLAEENEIPVLMMRTVLQALTLYPALGPLVLNILRLLVEKEVWTNKVAWEGWTKCTERLFPSSLCVLAALPARALPAAPPALLAALRRHATAAPPRERALLPPHIAALAHQDPQYIAPPNPNEPLPPGME from the exons ATGTCTAGtaaatatcaaaatacaaGTATTTCGGCTCAAAACCAG ctGGTACAATGGATAAACGATGCTGGAATGGCAGAAGGCAAGAAAAAAGCCGACCTATTCAGAAAGATTACAGAGGTTTTGCTCCACCATGCTCCACAAATGATACCTGTGTACATGGAAAACATTCTAAGCTATGTTAATGATAAATCAACTGAAGTTAAGAAGCAAGTTGTTACATTTATAGAGGAACTCAg CAAACTACACCCAGAACAATTGCCAAAGATAATAAGCCAGTTGCAAATGCTTCTGGTAGATTCAGTTATAGCGATCCAGAAGAGAGCTATCCAGGCCGCTAGTATAGTGTACCGTAATGCATTGGCGTGGATTTGTAAAAGTACAAGCAACAAAGATGTAGATGATTTGAAATATGTTTGGGAACATCTTTCCCAGTTGACT CGTATAGTTCTGAACATGATAGACAGTGACAATGAGGGCATTCGGACCCACACCATAAAATTTTTGGAGGAGGTGGTGCTGTTGCAGAGTTCAAGTGATTCAAAAGATAACGAGTTGAGTCTGGATAATTTGCCAACACATCTGTCATTTGTTAATAGACGGGTCCTTGAAGAAGAATCTGA GCACATTTTCAAACTGCTGGTGAAATTCCATAATTCTCAACACATTTCTAGCGTGAACTTAATGGCTTGTATGACGTCACTATGTCTCATTGCCAAACTAAGATCCAAATATATGCCCCGAGTCATACAAGCATTAGGAGACCTGCACACGACTTTACCACCAACACTGTCCCAATCGCAAGTGAACTCAGTGAGGAAACATCTTAAAATGTTACTAATTACTCTTATAAAACATCCTTCCTCCATAGAAGTGATGCCGCAACTTACACAACTTCTACTAGATATAGGTATGACGActcaagaaataaacaaagtgtTACCTAAAGAAAGAAGGAATAAACGTTTGGGTGAAATAAAAAGTGGCGATCAGCCAGTCAAAAGGTTTAGAGTAGATTCTCCTCAGAGTAATAGTCAGGGTAGTGACAGTAATAGCAATAGCAGAAGCGATTTTAATCTCTTCGAAGATGATAGCAGTCAAGGCACCATCTCGAAACCTACTGTGACCGAAGATTCCATTTTCGATGGCCTCAATAATGTCCACAATGTGGTTAATCTAGTAACAAGTACGCTATTAAACTGTTTGCCTAATGAAATACCTAGTCATTTTGTGAGTGCTTATAAACCAATACCTAATTCTGGTAGCACTGTTCAAAAGAGAAGTCTGGCGAAATTGATACTAGCGCTGACTAAAGACGAACCTGTCCCGTCCTTACCTCCCCCCGAACCCACTCAATCTTCAGGACCTACGTTATCAGATTTGGCCGCTAAAATACCACTGCTCAAAGATGATGAAGAGAAAGTGACTTTGAAAAATGCTGTCGCCAAATTACAAGAGTCTGCGAAAGCGGACCGCGATATAGAAAGTGCGGTTTCAAGGCTCATGGAAGAGACGAGACAGGAACAtttgaaagaagaagaaagaagggTAGTGGAGAAAGAGAAGCATATTCCGCCTCCGACCCCTACGGTCCCTAAATTAAAGCAGAAAGTGAAATTACTCAAATTGCAAGAGCTCACGCGGCCTATacctaaagaaataaaagagaaGTTAATGTTACAAGCTGTCACAAGGATTCTTAATGCTGAGAAAGAAAGCGCCATTGGTGGCGCGGCACAGATCCGCTCGAAATTCATCACTATTTTCGCGTCAAGTTACACGCCGGAGATCAGGAATTTAGTGCAGGATTATATTTTAGAGGATCCAGTCAACAGGATCGATCTCGCTTTGTCGTGGTTGTACGAGGAATATGCGTTCATGCAAGGGTTTAACAGGCATCCTGTGACGTTGCATCCTAAATTACATGAAAAACATGATCAGAACTACAACCAATTGCTTTGCGTTCTCATTACTCAAATATCGGAGCGTTTGGACCCTCAGTTTGAGAATGCGAAGGATATGTTGCTAAGAAAGATTTATTCAGAGGCGCCGTTTATTTCGGATGAAGCAGTGGATTACTTGAAACATCTGGTTACCGAAGAAAAGGTTGCGTTGTTAGCGTTAGAAATATTGGAAGAGCTGTGCATTATGAGGCCGCCAAGGGCTCATAAGTATGTGCCGTCGCTTATATGCCACGTcc TGTCAGAAAACGACGAGATCCGCGAGACGGCTCTCAGCTCTGTAGTTAAAATCTACCAGCGCGGTACGGACGCGGTAAAGAAAGTGATAGACAAACACGCCATGTTGTACCTCGGTTTCATCGCGCTGTCGTACCCGCCGCCCGAGATCGTGACGTCACGGCACGGCGTGAGGCTGCCGTGGACAGATGAGCTCTATAAGCTGTGCTTGAATTTGATAATGGCCCTGTTTCCTTATAATGAAG AACTAATTTTAGAAGTGGCTCGAGTCTACGGTTGCTCCGGCCCGGAGGCAAAACGCCTTGTTCTCCGATCCGTTGAGGGTCCTATTCGTACAGCTTTAGCTTCAGACCCAGCGAGCAACGGTAGCCTACGGCCTTCCTTCAGGCTACTGCTGGATGAGTGTCCTCGTGGAGCTGAGACCTTGTTGACACGGCTGATTCATATCGCTACTGAGAAGT CGCCACCCAGCGCGGAGTTGGTGTCCAAAGTACGCGAGCTGTACGCCACTCGCGTGGCGGACGTGCGGTTCCTCATACCCGTTCTCAACGGACTCTCCAAGAAAGAA ATTCTTGCAGCCTTACCGAAGCTGATAAAGTTGAACCCGGTTGTAGTAAAAGAGGTGTTCAACAAACTGCTTGGTCTGCCAAACCCACTCGATGAGAACCCGccaa TCAACCCAGCAGAGTTATTGATAGAGTTGCACTTGATAGACCCGGGCATGGCAGATCTCAAGTATATCATCAAAGCAACTGCTTTGTGTTTTGCTGAAAAAAACACTTACACCCAAGAC GTCCTTAGCGCAGTTTTGCAGCGGCTGGCCGAAGAGAACGAGATCCCTGTACTGATGATGCGCACTGTGCTTCAAGCGCTGACTCTCTACCCGGCGCTGGGGCCGCTGGTATTGAATATACTGAGGCTACTCGTCGAAAAGGAG GTGTGGACCAACAAAGTGGCCTGGGAGGGTTGGACAAAATGCACCGAGCGCCTGTTCCCGTCGTCGCTGTGCGTGCTGGCGGCGCTGCCGGCGCGCGCGCtgcccgccgcgccgcccgcgctgcTGGCCGCGCTGCGCCGCCACGCGACAGCCGCGCCGCCCCGCGAGCGCGCGCTGCTGCCGCCGCACATCGCCGCCTTGGCTCACCAG gATCCTCAATACATTGCACCACCTAACCCTAACGAGCCTCTTCCTCCAGGCATGGAATAA
- the LOC106136303 gene encoding uncharacterized protein LOC106136303 — MCIVLPRFDKCCFCLRLRTGSLIIGYLSLIISCLSIGTLSFSIYKVATYQHDYHKDPNTTPEDVARATLSLYITLGYYILVFLFLITLSMMLLVGVHTNKPNLLKIYFNAGMFLLGLALALVVMCWVFAGIIATLPLLKWCLIHFYSLLVVRSTYLEMEEENKPPVYQMHNIVYNPHQTEPLIA, encoded by the exons ATGTGCATAGTACTCCCACGATTTGATAAATGCTGTTTTTGTTTACGGTTGCGGACGGGCTCTTTGATTATAGGATATTTGTCTTTA ataATATCATGCCTAAGCATTGGGACATTGTCATTCTCCATATACAAAGTGGCCACATATCAGCATGACTATCACAAGGACCCCAATACTACCCCAGAAGATGTGGCCAGGGCGACCTTATCCCTGTACATAACACTGGGATATTATATACtagtgtttttgtttctaattACTTTAAGTATGATGCTGTTGGTTGGAGTTCATACG AATAAGCCTAACCTACTGAAGATCTACTTCAACGCCGGTATGTTCCTGCTGGGGCTTGCCCTTGCCCTCGTTGTGATGTGTTGGGTGTTCGCGGGAATCATAGCTACCCTTCCTCTGCTGAAGTGGTGTT TAATTCACTTCTATTCCTTGCTGGTAGTTCGCAGCACATACTTGGAGATGGAAGAGGAAAACAAGCCGCCTGTCTATCAAATGCATAACATAGTGTACAACCCTCATCAAACAGAGCCCCTGATTGCTTAG
- the LOC106136311 gene encoding uncharacterized protein LOC106136311: protein MYTDIPQFTRCCFCAPLRIGLMSWGYIKLILSLVLWGFVINGFVEISVRSLSTPVGLILFVIAQIIDNIFTVILVVAAHKKHDKLFYVYFIYSIVFLVFLVMICGLHIVQMFMSAMSYPHPYVVQILILVIASSITLLMEQVYIILLVRSELYKLRDRTNIQFSNHAGEAECSAYVEKKHSTTSDDPTLSTICYENQITEAILLFYVLVNAWEFLTRNFYLTISLTVLLVDLSFSIVLVIATHKKHERLFKFYYIYTKVIMGMMLCCFIIDLVFTALFLYTNGTYAVLFLDVAVTNFVATFGILLLQAYITLLVRSELVKLQDKSNIQFFNHTCHPEEPCTAVINIT, encoded by the exons ATGTATACTGATATACCACAATTCACAAGATGTTGTTTTTGTGCTCCATTGAGAATAGGCCTCATGTCTTGGGGTTACATTAAGTTG ATACTGTCACTTGTATTATGGGGATTTGTCATCAATGGATTTGTAGAAATAAGTGTCCGTTCTTTGTCGACCCCGGTGGGGCTCATACTATTTGTCATTGCACaaataattgataatatatttacagtaattctagtggTGGCAGCTCATAAg aaacaCGATAAGCTTTTCTatgtatactttatttattctatagtCTTCTTGGTATTTCTTGTAATGATCTGTGGACTACATATAGTACAAATGTTTATGAGTGCAATGTCTTACCCTCATCCGTACGTTgtgcaaattttaatattggtcATCGCATCATCAATTAcattattaa TGGAGCAAGTATATATAATTCTGCTAGTCCGGTCCGAGTTGTACAAGTTACGAGACCGCACGAATATCCAGTTCAGCAACCATGCAGGAGAAGCCGAGTGCAGCGCGTATGTGGAGAAAAAACATTCAACGACTTCAGACGACCCCACCCTGTCGACTATATGTTATGAaaaccaa ATAACAGAAgcaatacttttattttatgtactagTGAACGCATGGGAGTTCCTTACAAGAAACTTCTATCTAACCATCTCTTTGACGGTGTTATTAGTAGACCTCAGTTTCAGTATAGTACTTGTAATAGCAACTCATAAG AAACACGAAAGACTATTCAAATTCTATTACATATACACTAAGGTCATAATGGGGATGATGTTATGCTGTTTTATTATAGATTTAGTGTTTACCGCCCTATTTTTGTACACTAATGGAACGTATGCTGTTCTCTTCTTAGATGTCGCTGTAACTAATTTTGTGGCGACGTTTGGTATATTAT TATTACAAGCATACATAACTTTGTTGGTGCGATCCGAGCTGGTCAAACTACAAGACAAGTCCAACATTCAGTTCTTCAACCACACCTGCCATCCTGAAGAACCATGCACTGCTGTCATCAACATAACATAG